From the genome of Neodiprion pinetum isolate iyNeoPine1 chromosome 3, iyNeoPine1.2, whole genome shotgun sequence, one region includes:
- the knk gene encoding protein Skeletor, isoforms B/C, producing MWTSVTKCFIIFAIGCFYQAHAQDEDDEVYKGKYLGKLNAYHHQVSGDVYAVDEYTLLLKSFSYDGNGADTFFWAGAANRPGPQGFIVPDEWGKTNVLERYFNKDFTLTLPDGKKITDIKWFAIYDLSNQNTFGDVYIPEQFDPPALQRISQLSTTSHGVSSGAIEILDAKTIRIPRFSYDGQGTAYFWVGVGPQPSSKGTKVPDDYGYLDPLRAYQNEDIVIQLPGEMTVFRINWLSVYDLEEKSKFGSVIIPEGLNVPPSLVTVTKHAVALPNCVQLHKNYQMSWEIFGPQITVQLTGQVADDEYMAFGLSGSDEKSQMEGSDVTIAYMDGTQGFATDYSISAYAPCGKVLGQYKGVCKDNLVGGQDNNQIFTGSRQDGISVITYRRTLNSSDPIDKNYPTDRPVYVVWALGRLDENKEPNFHDVYPKGNLKLELHRTQPENTCLDFTQNDNSLQKPWDKTEIFDRSIRTFVATLGPSGGKKGYQGLTGQTSTGLAWYINGYLIPEIYLRRGLTYIFKIYGGNNPHSANFYHPLIITDESHGGYDRLTDISQTKIRVLAGVEFTRRGRPRPTAVGPLCLSKHNGRDRRLDDDFSSFRKFNRSLIQVCDAGDPGLLEITPNSTWPDTVYYNSFTHANMGWKIHVVDSYSTSAAIILRLSWLCGIFVVCFRLV from the exons ATGTGGACAAGTGTTACCAAATGTTTTATAATCTTTGCAATCGGATGTTTTTATCAGG CACACGCTCAAGATGAAGATGACGAGGTGTACAAAGGCAAGTACCTCGGAAAGTTGAACGCCTATCATCACCAAGTTTCCGGTGATGTTTACGCCGTCGACGAATACACCTTGCTCTTGAAGTCGTTCAGCTACGACGGTAACGGCGCCGACACCTTCTTTTGGGCAGGCGCAGCCAATCGCCCCGGGCCCCAGGGTTTCATAGTTCCTGACGAATGGGGAAA GACGAACGTGCTGGAAAGGTACTTCAACAAGGACTTCACCCTGACGCTTcccgatggaaaaaaaatcaccgacATCAAATGGTTCGCGATTTATGATCTCTCAAACCAG AACACTTTCGGAGACGTTTACATACCTGAGCAATTTGATCCCCCGGCACTTCAGCGGATCTCCCAACTCTCCACAACATCTCACGGAGTGTCTTCGGGGGCGATCGAGATCCTGGATGCAAAAACTATCAGGATCCCAAGGTTCAGTTACGATGGACAGGGCACCGCGTACTTCTGGGTCGGCGTCGGTCCGCAACCTTCAAGCAAGGGCACCAAAGTCCCTGACGATTACGGATA CCTGGATCCACTGAGAGCTTACCAGAACGAGGACATCGTCATTCAGCTACCCGGAGAGATGACAGTCTTCCGTATAAACTGGCTGAGCGTTTACGACCTCGAGGAAAAGTCGAAATTCGGATCTGTCATCATTCCAGAGGGTCTGAACGTTCCCCCTTCTCTGGTCACG GTGACAAAGCATGCAGTCGCACTTCCGAACTGTGTTCAATTACACAAAAACTACCAAATGAGCTGGGAGATCTTTGGTCCGCAGATAACCGTACAGTTGACAGGTCAAGTCG CCGATGATGAGTACATGGCTTTCGGGCTCTCGGGATCCGACGAAAAGAGCCAAATGGAAGGCTCCGACGTCACGATTGCTTACATGGACGGCACTCAAGGTTTCGCAACGGATTACAGTATTTCTGCGTACGCACCG TGCGGAAAGGTCCTCGGACAGTACAAGGGTGTCTGTAAGGACAATCTCGTTGGAGGGCAGGACAACAACCAGATTTTTACCGGGTCCAGACAGGACGGGATCAGCGTCATCACCTACAGACGTACTCTGAATTCAT CTGATCCTATCGATAAGAATTACCCGACTGACCGTCCTGTGTATGTGGTCTGGGCACTGGGTCGACTAGACGAAAACAAGGAGCCGAATTTCCACGACGTTTATCCAAAAGGAAATTTGAAACTGGAACTACATCGCACGCAGCCCGAAAATACTTGCTTGGACTTTACACAGAACGATAATTCACTTCa GAAACCGTGGGATAAGACAGAGATTTTCGACAGATCGATCAGAACATTTGTAGCAACGCTTGGTCCATCCGGTGGAAAAAAGGGTTACCAAGGATTGACCG gaCAGACGTCGACGGGACTCGCTTGGTACATAAACGGATATTTAATTCCGGAAATCTACCTTCGACGGGGTTTGACATACATATTCAAGATCTATGGAGGAAATAATCCACACAGTGCAAACTTTTACCACCCTCTGATAATCACCGACGAATCTCACGGCGGTTACGACAGACTAACCGACATATCTCAGACGAAAATTCGCGTTTTAGCGGGCGTTGAATTCACCAGGCGAGGTAGACCGCGGCCAACTGCAG TCGGACCACTCTGCCTGAGCAAACATAACGGGAGAGACAGGCGACTGGACGACGATTTTTCGTCATTCAGGAAATTCAACAGATCGTTGATTCAAGTTTGCGACgcag GTGACCCAGGACTGCTGGAAATAACACCGAATTCCACTTGGCCCGATACCGTCTACTACAATTCCTTCACTCACGCGAATATGGGTTGGAAAATTCACGTGGTTGATTCGTACTCGACGAGCGCTGCGATCATACTGAGGCTAAGCTGGCTCTGTGGGATATTCGTTGTTTGTTTTCGTCTCGTATAA